A single window of Colletes latitarsis isolate SP2378_abdomen chromosome 6, iyColLati1, whole genome shotgun sequence DNA harbors:
- the LOC143342756 gene encoding flexible cuticle protein 12-like, with the protein MPTRRFRHRGQQNIWAKRTLEGFVVFAFVVAVAYAAPQGLPDDVVLVKETPSDNIGLGAYNFGYELSNGQSHQETADVINAGTENQALAVRGTFSWVDPQTNVRYTVNYVADENGFHPQGEHIPA; encoded by the exons ATGCCTACACGACGATTTCGACACCGTGGCCAACAGAACATTTGGGCGAAACGAACGTTGGAAGGG TTCGTTGTCTTCGCTTTTGTCGTCGCTGTCGCGTACGCTGCACCCCAGGGCTTGCCCGACGACGTTGTCCTGGTCAAAGAAACACCCTCCGACAATATCGGCCTCGGCGCTTATAACTTTGGCTACGAGCTCTCCAATGGTCAGTCTCACCAGGAAACCGCGGACGTGATCAACGCAGGAACCGAGAACCAGGCGCTTGCTGTCCGTGGCACCTTCTCCTGGGTCGACCCGCAGACCAACGTCAGATACACCGTCAATTACGTCGCCGACGAGAACGGTTTCCACCCACAGGGTGAACACATACCTGCCTAA
- the LOC143342577 gene encoding flexible cuticle protein 12-like — translation MKIIIAFATLVAVALAVPVPPQQEAVVLLKESPSDNVGLGNYNYGYELSDGQSKQETAELVTGGTDGQFLKVRGSFSFVDPLTNVAYTVNYLADENGFHPEGQHLPHA, via the exons ATGAAAATC ATCATTGCTTTTGCAACCCTCGTCGCTGTCGCTCTGGCAGTTCCGGTTCCTCCCCAACAAGAGGCGGTCGTGCTTCTTAAGGAAAGTCCCTCTGATAACGTTGGTCTTGGCAATTATAACTATGGTTACGAGCTATCCGACGGACAAAGTAAACAGGAAACTGCGGAACTTGTTACTGGTGGAACAGACGGGCAGTTCCTCAAGGTTCGCGGTAGCTTCTCGTTCGTCGACCCACTTACTAATGTTGCATACACAGTGAATTATCTTGCCGACGAGAATGGTTTCCATCCTGAAGGACAACATCTTCCCCACGCTTAA
- the LOC143342647 gene encoding uncharacterized protein LOC143342647: MPKFRMLPRTSRIVALCSAANFINAADRVIMPIAIVPMTDEFKWNLHWQGWILSAFAFGYFTSQIIGASTANRFGCKTVLMLAVLLWSISTVVTPILAQSIPLLIICRVILGLGEGLGLPVIFHLFAHNVPVEERSRAFGYLVAAGSVGQVVASILCANVLWQTGFYLFGSIGILWTLLWLILYHETNSQDEIPLFVPKVMQIRSLRWIEFISHWPLWALYIAHFAMNWSNYIIMQWLPTYLARNLSANKESISLTALPYIVNSLVGIVAGHSADNFIQKRWSVLSVRRLMTNIGLVGPGAFLLAFCAVDNLLAAVIFVSISMGLCACNSAGHLSNHADIAPNHAGITFAVSNTIATIPGILCGPLTAELVTASHGRWMPVFVLAAAINFTGAIIYQSHSSALPVL; encoded by the exons atgCCGAAATTTAGAATGCTTCCGCGAACATCGCGGATCGTAGCATTGTGTTCCGCCGCGAATTTTATAAACGCGGCCGATCGTGTTATAATGCCAATAGCAATTGTCCCGATGACCGATGAATTCAAATGGAATTTGCATTGGCAAGGTTGGATACTCTCCGCATTTGCCTTTGGTTATTTCACTAGTCAG ATTATTGGTGCAAGTACAGCAAATAGATTTGGGTGCAAAACAGTGCTAATGTTAGCGGTTCTATTATGGTCTATTAGTACAGTTGTAACTCCAATTCTAGCACAATCAATTCCATTGCTCATCATTTGTAGGGTGATTCTAGGACTTGGAGAAGGTCTag GTTTGCCAGTTATTTTCCACTTGTTTGCTCATAATGTTCCTGTAGAGGAACGCTCTCGTGCATTTGGATACCTTGTAGCTGCTGGTTCGGTTGGACAAGTAGTTGCATCTATT TTGTGTGCAAATGTATTATGGCAAACAGGTTTTTACTTATTTGGGTCAATTGGCATTCTGTGGACACTTCTATGGTTAATACTGTATCATGAAACTAATTCTCAGGATGAAATTCCATTATTCGTACCTAAG gtAATGCAAATTAGGAGTTTGCGTTGGATTGAATTTATTTCACATTGGCCTTTATGGGCATTGTACATAGCGCATTTTGCAATGAACTGGAGTAATTATATAATAATGCAATGGTTGCCAACTTACTTAGCAAGAAATCTGTCCGCTAATAAAGAAAGTATTAGTTTGACGGCGCTTCCGTACATTGTAAATTCTCTTGTTGGTATTG TTGCTGGACACAGTGCTGACAATTTCATACAGAAGAGATGGTCAGTCTTGTCTGTAAGGAGATTAATGACAAACATAGGCCTAGTTGGTCCCGgcgcatttttattagcattctGTGCCGTGGACAATTTACTCGCTGCAGTGAT CTTTGTTTCAATATCCATGGGCCTTTGTGCGTGTAATTCTGCTGGTCATCTTAGTAATCATGCGGATATAGCACCAAATCACGCGGGCATCACTTTTGCGGTTTCTAATACTATC GCGACTATACCGGGTATTCTGTGTGGGCCGCTGACGGCTGAACTAGTGACCGCGTCGCATGGTCGTTGGATGCCAGTTTTCGTGTTGGCAGCAGCAATCAATTTTACAGGGGCCATTATATATCAAAGTCATAGTTCCGCACTTCCAGTATTGTGA